A window of Elgaria multicarinata webbii isolate HBS135686 ecotype San Diego chromosome 2, rElgMul1.1.pri, whole genome shotgun sequence contains these coding sequences:
- the ZFYVE19 gene encoding abscission/NoCut checkpoint regulator: protein MDSRCYGCASKFTVFKKQCGCKNCGRAFCSGCLGFSAIVPRCGNTQQKVCKQCHGELTSGPSQSSTAKWSPPENYKKRVAALEAKQNRPQGFQKGLVKSQSQTDSRYRGLSKEDRVIAERLERLKKEIRPKSIPSQAEIESRLAALKDDPAKAIPSAQEMEDRLAALQGRAPPSTAPRPVHQLPNTRTQAEQSDDLLNQMTEEVAIDESGGSGIMPQEIRTQTLNDLNRTDSNSGIMDLDPKQLEEEKNRLLTEAAAELREENTRQEKILEVAKRLAALRGQDPEKVTLDDYKLPNSDEEMEEEEAIQRVLKQLTEEAALDEASGFNISPDQPTQPVTAQQKTAKKTKQAQAPAVAKSLVLPAKASDSDEEELPWCCICNEDATLRCHGCDDDLYCQRCFKEGHDEFDLKEHQTSSYHPPRKQK, encoded by the exons ATGGATAGCAGATGTTATGGCTGTGCATCAAAGTTTACTGTCTTCAAGAAACAG tgTGGATGCAAGAATTGTGGCCGAGCATTTTGCtcaggctgccttgggttcagtGCCATTGTCCCCCGTTGTGGAAATACTCAGCAGAAGGTTTGCAAGCAATGTCACGGAGAATTAACAAG TGGGCCTTCTCAGTCAAGTACAGCTAAATGGTCTCCACCAGAGAACTACAAAAA GCGAGTAGCAGCCCTCGAGGCCAAACAGAACCGTCCACAGGGCTTTCAGAAGGGCTTGGTGAAATCCCAGAGCCAGACAGACTCCAGATATCGAGGGCTATCAAAAGAGGATCGAGTTATAGCAGAGAGACTGGAGAGGCTCAAGAAGGAAATAAGACCCA AGTCCATTCCTTCTCAGGCTGAGATAGAGTCTAGGCTGGCAGCACTGAAAGATGACCCTGCAAAAGCCATTCCGTCGGCCCAGGAGATGGAAGATCGTCTGGCTGCCttgcagggcagggcacctccctCCACAGCTCCCAGGCCA GTACACCAGCTCCCTAATACCAGGACCCAGGCCGAGCAGTCGGATGACCTGCTGAATCAGATGACTGAGGAAGTTGCCATTGACGAGAGTGGCGGCTCAGGAATTATGCCTCAAG AAATTAGGACACAGACTTTGAATGACTTAAATCGAACTGACAGTAACTCTGGCATTATGGATCTGGATCCCAAACaattggaggaggagaaaaatagaCTTCTGACAGAGGCTGCCGCTGAGCTGAGGGAGGAAAACACCAGGCAGGAGAAGATTCTAGAAGTGGCTAAGCGATTGGCAGCACTAAGAGGCCAAGATCCTGAGAAGG TTACTTTGGATGACTACAAACTCCCCAATAGTGATgaagaaatggaggaggaggaagccattCAGAGAGTTTTGAAACAG CTTACTGAGGAAGCTGCTCTGGATGAAGCAAGTGGCTTCAACATTTCCCCAGATCAACCCACCCAGCCAGTAACTGCACAACAAAAAACAGCCAAGAAAACCAAGCAG GCACAAGCTCCAGCTGTTGCTAAATCCCTTGTCTTGCCTGCAAAAGCATCAGACAGTGATGAGGAAGAGTTACCCTGGTGCTGTATCTGCAACGAAGATGCCACACTGCGGTGCCATGGCTGTGATGATGACCTCTACTGCCAGCGATGCTTCAA GGAAGGCCATGATGAGTTTGATCTGAAGGAGCACCAAACATCAAGCTATCACCCTCCCCGTAAACAAAAATGA